In Treponema primitia ZAS-2, a genomic segment contains:
- a CDS encoding IS481 family transposase gives MTNQQKIIKTKVGILELAKQLGNVSQACKVMGYSRDSFYRFKTLYETGGELALQEISKQKPNEKNRVDPEVEKAVVDFAYEQPAYGQLRVSNELKKRGMLVSPGGIRSIWLRHDLATFKARLKALEAKMAQEHLILTESQLAAMERAQEDKEAHGEIETEHPGYLGAQDTYYVGNIKGVGHIYQQTFIDTYSKVAFCKVYDRKNALVAADMLNDVVIPFFDSQDIPLLRILTDRGSEYCGNREHHEYVLYLDLENIEHTRTKTRHPQTNGICERFNKTCKEEFYSVAFRKKVYHTIDEIQLDLTEWIRQYNYERTHSGKYCYGKTPMQTFVDSIPLAKEKLIGYYESDGQS, from the coding sequence ATGACGAACCAACAAAAAATCATCAAAACGAAGGTCGGGATACTTGAGCTGGCAAAGCAGCTTGGGAATGTGTCGCAAGCATGCAAGGTCATGGGGTATTCCCGGGACAGTTTCTACCGGTTTAAGACCCTGTATGAGACCGGGGGCGAACTGGCGTTGCAGGAAATCAGCAAGCAAAAACCCAACGAAAAGAACCGGGTGGATCCTGAGGTGGAGAAGGCGGTGGTGGACTTTGCGTATGAGCAACCGGCCTATGGGCAATTGCGGGTCAGCAATGAGCTGAAGAAACGGGGCATGTTGGTCTCCCCCGGTGGGATTCGCAGCATCTGGCTTCGCCATGACCTGGCTACATTTAAGGCACGGCTGAAGGCGCTGGAAGCGAAGATGGCCCAGGAGCATCTCATCCTCACGGAGAGCCAATTGGCGGCCATGGAGCGAGCCCAGGAAGACAAAGAGGCTCACGGGGAAATAGAGACCGAGCATCCGGGATATTTGGGGGCTCAGGACACCTACTATGTGGGAAACATCAAGGGTGTCGGGCATATTTACCAGCAAACTTTTATCGACACGTATTCCAAGGTCGCTTTCTGCAAGGTGTACGACCGCAAGAATGCCTTGGTAGCCGCCGATATGCTGAACGATGTGGTGATTCCCTTTTTCGATTCCCAAGACATTCCCCTGCTACGGATCCTCACGGACCGGGGGAGTGAATACTGCGGGAACCGGGAGCATCACGAATATGTGTTATACCTGGATCTTGAAAACATTGAGCATACCCGGACAAAAACCCGCCATCCTCAAACGAACGGCATTTGTGAACGATTCAACAAGACCTGCAAGGAAGAGTTCTACTCGGTTGCCTTCCGTAAAAAAGTGTACCACACCATCGACGAGATACAACTTGACCTTACCGAGTGGATACGGCAATATAACTACGAGCGAACTCACAGCGGCAAGTATTGCTACGGGAAGACGCCAATGCAAACGTTCGTTGATTCAATTCCATTAGCCAAAGAAAAACTCATTGGCTATTATGAATCTGACGGTCAGTCCTAA
- a CDS encoding glycine--tRNA ligase yields the protein MSEELTEYQGPATMEKITSLAKRRGFVFQSSEIYGGQSGAWDYGPLGIELKNRISRNWWKEMTQLHDNIVGLDAAILMHPRTWEASGHVENFTDPLVDCKKCKTRFRADQIDPKNLAEKKCPDCGGELTDTRKFNLMFKTHIGPVESAAGEVDNNLIYLRPETAQGIYVNYKNIIQSNRMKIPFGIAQIGKAFRNEIVTKNFIFRTCEFEQMEMQYFVKPGTDVDTFNEWKKQRWAYYEKLGVKMDHLRWHQHGPDELAHYAKDAYDIEYLFPMGWKELEGVHNRSNYDLTRHTEYSGKDLQYIDQENNNERYIPFIIETSAGLTRTLLMILCDAYDEEKVADKGNDDDWRTVLRFHPTVAPITVAILPLMKKDGLAELAQDIRNELKEDFSTDYDQGGAIGRRYRRQDEAGTPFCVTIDYESKDNGTVTLRFRDSMEQVRVPRTELAERLRKEIKEYKRIK from the coding sequence ATGTCAGAAGAACTTACCGAGTATCAAGGCCCTGCTACTATGGAGAAAATCACGTCCCTCGCCAAGAGACGGGGTTTTGTGTTTCAGTCGTCGGAGATTTACGGGGGCCAGAGCGGCGCCTGGGATTATGGGCCCCTGGGGATTGAGCTGAAAAACCGGATTTCCCGGAACTGGTGGAAGGAAATGACCCAGCTTCACGACAATATCGTGGGCTTGGATGCGGCTATCCTGATGCACCCCCGGACCTGGGAGGCCTCGGGGCACGTAGAAAACTTTACCGATCCCCTGGTGGACTGTAAGAAGTGCAAAACCCGGTTCCGGGCGGACCAGATTGATCCGAAAAACCTGGCGGAAAAGAAGTGTCCCGACTGCGGCGGGGAGCTGACCGATACCAGGAAGTTCAACCTCATGTTCAAGACCCATATCGGCCCGGTGGAATCGGCGGCCGGAGAGGTGGACAACAACCTTATCTACCTGCGGCCGGAAACCGCCCAGGGGATCTACGTGAACTACAAGAATATCATCCAGTCCAACCGGATGAAGATACCCTTTGGGATTGCCCAAATCGGCAAGGCCTTCCGGAACGAGATTGTCACGAAAAACTTCATCTTCCGGACCTGCGAATTTGAGCAAATGGAAATGCAGTACTTTGTCAAACCGGGCACGGATGTGGATACCTTCAACGAATGGAAAAAACAACGCTGGGCCTACTACGAAAAGCTGGGGGTCAAGATGGACCACCTGCGCTGGCACCAGCACGGGCCGGATGAGCTGGCCCACTATGCCAAGGATGCCTACGATATTGAGTACCTTTTCCCCATGGGCTGGAAGGAGCTTGAGGGTGTCCACAACAGGTCCAACTACGACCTGACCCGGCACACCGAATACTCAGGCAAGGACCTTCAGTACATCGACCAGGAGAATAACAATGAGCGGTACATCCCCTTCATCATCGAAACTTCTGCGGGCCTTACCCGGACTTTGCTGATGATCCTCTGCGACGCCTACGACGAAGAAAAAGTGGCGGACAAGGGCAACGACGACGATTGGCGGACTGTGCTCCGCTTCCACCCCACGGTAGCGCCCATCACCGTAGCGATTCTACCGCTGATGAAGAAGGACGGCCTGGCGGAACTGGCCCAGGATATCCGTAATGAGCTGAAGGAAGATTTCTCCACCGATTATGATCAGGGCGGGGCTATTGGTCGGCGTTACCGCCGGCAGGACGAGGCAGGGACCCCCTTCTGCGTCACCATCGACTATGAGTCCAAGGACAACGGCACAGTAACCCTGCGCTTCCGGGATTCCATGGAACAGGTGCGGGTGCCCCGGACGGAACTGGCCGAACGGCTGCGGAAGGAAATCAAGGAATACAAGCGGATAAAGTAA
- the yccX gene encoding acylphosphatase, with translation MADQKNMRDNGAFFAQVRGRVQGVGFRYSAYHEASRLGLTGWVRNTYDGEVEVWAEGPQESLDTLIQWLYQGPPRARVDEVDAETKSPTGAYRVFSIE, from the coding sequence ATGGCCGATCAGAAAAACATGCGGGATAACGGCGCCTTTTTCGCCCAGGTCCGGGGACGGGTCCAGGGCGTGGGGTTCCGTTATTCTGCTTACCACGAGGCAAGCCGCCTGGGACTGACCGGCTGGGTGCGGAATACCTATGACGGCGAAGTAGAGGTCTGGGCAGAAGGGCCCCAGGAAAGCCTGGACACCCTGATCCAATGGCTCTACCAGGGGCCGCCCAGAGCGAGGGTGGATGAGGTGGATGCGGAAACAAAGAGCCCCACCGGGGCGTATAGGGTGTTTTCAATTGAGTAA
- a CDS encoding MATE family efflux transporter has product MTMRNSWNNHALFYLLWPLMVEQILTITVGILDTVMVSVVGQHAVSGVSLVDSITILLIIAFGALSTGGSVVVSQYIGRRDFKKSSLASKQLIYTSVVVAAIITALSLLCYRPMLQIIYGKIEADVMGAAETYFWITLLSYPFLAVNNAAASLFRSVGNSAIPMKISILVNLINFAGNAILIYGFHMGVTGAAIATLTSRAVAAIVLLLLLRSRAPESISISGLSKIRLEFPMIRSILNIGIPSALENSMFQIGKIMVSRIFTFFGTGAIAANAIAGIFSTFMVMPGQAASLAMLTIVGQCVGARAYEDARYFAAKLIKLTYAGHLILCTLCIIFMDPLTGMFGLTAEAQDLAKKYLLVHTIFTPITWPLSFVLPNALRAAGDVRYSMIVAIISMWTIRVSVSYLLSYTLGFGSMGVWYAMVVDWAVRGTFYLIRWKGNKWQNKAVIKS; this is encoded by the coding sequence ATGACGATGCGAAATTCATGGAATAACCATGCGCTGTTTTATCTCCTCTGGCCTCTGATGGTTGAACAGATCCTTACTATTACTGTTGGTATACTTGACACAGTAATGGTGTCGGTTGTTGGCCAGCACGCTGTCTCCGGAGTTTCCCTGGTTGATTCGATTACCATCCTGCTTATTATTGCCTTCGGGGCCCTGTCCACCGGTGGTTCCGTGGTGGTCAGCCAGTATATAGGCCGCAGGGATTTTAAAAAATCAAGCCTGGCTTCTAAGCAGCTTATTTACACCAGCGTTGTTGTAGCTGCGATTATCACGGCATTGTCCCTCTTGTGTTACCGTCCCATGCTGCAGATTATTTACGGTAAGATAGAAGCGGATGTCATGGGCGCCGCCGAAACCTATTTCTGGATAACCCTTTTAAGCTATCCCTTCCTGGCGGTCAATAATGCCGCAGCATCCCTATTCCGTAGTGTCGGTAACAGCGCTATCCCCATGAAAATCAGTATTCTGGTAAACCTGATTAATTTTGCCGGCAACGCCATTTTGATATATGGGTTCCACATGGGTGTGACCGGCGCTGCCATAGCAACCCTTACCAGCCGGGCCGTCGCTGCCATTGTGTTATTACTGCTGCTTAGATCCCGCGCGCCCGAATCCATATCAATCTCAGGTTTGTCCAAGATTAGGCTGGAGTTCCCTATGATCCGCAGTATTCTTAACATAGGAATCCCCAGCGCCCTGGAAAATTCCATGTTCCAAATCGGCAAAATCATGGTCTCCCGGATCTTTACCTTTTTTGGTACCGGTGCCATAGCGGCCAATGCCATTGCCGGAATCTTTAGTACCTTTATGGTTATGCCAGGACAGGCAGCTTCTCTGGCCATGCTTACCATTGTGGGCCAGTGCGTAGGCGCCAGGGCTTACGAAGACGCCCGGTATTTTGCCGCTAAGTTGATAAAATTAACCTACGCCGGCCATCTTATTTTATGTACTTTGTGCATCATCTTTATGGACCCCTTAACCGGTATGTTTGGGCTGACCGCAGAAGCCCAGGATCTGGCAAAAAAATACCTATTAGTTCATACCATTTTTACCCCTATCACCTGGCCCCTAAGCTTCGTCCTGCCCAACGCCCTCCGTGCCGCCGGAGATGTCCGGTATAGCATGATCGTTGCCATCATTTCCATGTGGACTATCCGGGTAAGCGTCTCCTATCTACTATCTTACACCCTTGGTTTCGGCTCCATGGGGGTGTGGTACGCCATGGTGGTGGACTGGGCAGTTCGGGGGACTTTTTACCTTATTCGGTGGAAGGGCAACAAGTGGCAGAACAAGGCAGTGATTAAATCTTAG